The segment GTGATCGGGGTCCCGGAGCTGATCCAAAGGGGCATCCTCACCGGACCCTTCATCACGCAGCCGATTCGCGTGTGGATCATCGGGCCCCATCTGTGCCGGATGGCCGGATCGATTTACGGCCCGCGAATCACCGGGAGGGATGAGATTTGAATATCGTGCTCATGGGATTGCCCGGTGCCGGGAAAGGGACTCAGGCTGACCGGATCACCAGTGAGCTCCGTATCCCGCACATTTCCACGGGAGACATCTTCCGGCAGGCGGTGAAGGAGGGGACGCCGCTGGGACTGGAAGCCAAGAAATACATGGACGATGGCCAGTTGGTTCCCGACCGGGTCACGATCGGTATTGTAAGGGAGCGGTTGGGCAAAGATGATTGTGCCGAGGGTTTCCTGTTGGACGGATTTCCCCGCACGGTTCCTCAGGCTGAGGCTCTGGACGAAACATTGAAAGAGTTGGGCCGCTCCCTGGATCACGTTCTGTATATCGAGGTGGCTGAAGCTGAGCTGTTGAAACGGCTGACCGGACGCCGGATCTGCAGCAGTTGCGGCGCCACTTACCATGTGGTGTTCGATCCTCCGAAACAGGATGGGGTTTGTGACCGTTGTGACGGTTCCCTCTATCAGCGGGATGATGATCGGGAAGAGACCGTGGCCAAGCGGTTGGAAGTCAATTTGGGAAAAACCCGGGAACTGGTGGATTACTATCAATCCGGGGGAAATCTCCGCAGGATTGACGGAGCGCAACCCATTGACAAGGTGACTGAATCAATTCTGAAGGTACTCAGGGGAGCCATCCGATGATCATCCTTAAATCTGCAAAGGAATTGGAGCGCATGCGTGAAGCGGGACGCATCGTCCATGAGACGCACCAGATGCTGAAGGAGGCCATCCGGCCGGGAGTGACCACCCGGGAGTTGGACCGACTGGCGGAGCAGTTTATTCGCAAGCATGGAGCCACGCCTTCCTTCAAGGGATACAACGGATTTAAAGGAAGCATCTGCACTTCGGTGAACGAAGAGCTGGTGCACGGAATTCCCGGGGATCGGGTTTTGAAGGACGGGGACCTGATCAGCCTCGATATCGGAGCTTGCCTGGACGGTTATCACGGGGATTCGGCCTGGACCTATCCCGTCGGGAATATTTCCGAAGAGGCGGCCCGTCTCCTGAAGGTGACGGAGGAATCCCTCTTTGCGGGCTTGGACCAGGCGAAACCGGGGAACCGGATCGGAGATATTGCCCATGCCGTCCAGACCGTTGCCGAAGGTGCCGGGTTCTCCATCGTCCGAGAGTATGTGGGTCATGGAGTGGGGCAAGAACTGCATGAGGAACCCAGTGTCCCCAATTTCGGGCCTCCGGGGAAAGGCCCCCGCTTGAAACCGGGAATGACCCTGGCCGTTGAACCGATGGTGAACGCGGGCAAGCGTTATGTGCGAACGCTGGCTGACAACTGGACCGTCGTCACACAGGACGGTTCCCTGTGTGCCCACTTTGAACACACCATCGCGATCACGGATCAAGGCCACGAAATATT is part of the Kroppenstedtia eburnea genome and harbors:
- the map gene encoding type I methionyl aminopeptidase, yielding MIILKSAKELERMREAGRIVHETHQMLKEAIRPGVTTRELDRLAEQFIRKHGATPSFKGYNGFKGSICTSVNEELVHGIPGDRVLKDGDLISLDIGACLDGYHGDSAWTYPVGNISEEAARLLKVTEESLFAGLDQAKPGNRIGDIAHAVQTVAEGAGFSIVREYVGHGVGQELHEEPSVPNFGPPGKGPRLKPGMTLAVEPMVNAGKRYVRTLADNWTVVTQDGSLCAHFEHTIAITDQGHEILTTA
- a CDS encoding adenylate kinase, coding for MNIVLMGLPGAGKGTQADRITSELRIPHISTGDIFRQAVKEGTPLGLEAKKYMDDGQLVPDRVTIGIVRERLGKDDCAEGFLLDGFPRTVPQAEALDETLKELGRSLDHVLYIEVAEAELLKRLTGRRICSSCGATYHVVFDPPKQDGVCDRCDGSLYQRDDDREETVAKRLEVNLGKTRELVDYYQSGGNLRRIDGAQPIDKVTESILKVLRGAIR